In the Flagellimonas sp. HMM57 genome, one interval contains:
- a CDS encoding SusC/RagA family TonB-linked outer membrane protein: MIKAFLTFFTLLITMLSFGQTITGSVVDESGAPLPGVSIVVLETNNGTTTDFDGNYSISASEGNTLRFIYLAMISQDILVSSNSVIDIILQEDTQQLNEVVVTALGIKKAKRSVGYAVQEIGSDQLVRNNDGDVLSSIQGKVAGVNINATSGAAGAGSSIIIRGITSLNPDANNQPLFVVDGIPISNEAPAGNVLPSTGSNSPSSSEQFSFSNRGADLNPNDIESVSILKGPAATALYGLRAANGVVVITTKRGESGEMKFNYRGSVGWNEVNKTPDVQTRWREGRGGEIVSIPNDNAPDGFDYADDRSFGFWTLGPEYGPNDRNFDNFKNFFNKGFTSNNSFNLSGGGEDYTYFGSISRSDDEGIVPNTFFDRTTLKLSGKINVTDKFSVEPSFSYIVSDGRLPNGGDKSIMSSLSFWTPTIDVNDYLLPNGNERNYTAGIVDNPRYFAEVSYLDSRVDRILANTRLNYKFNDWATVQYQLGIDNYHDSRNRFVPPDIDPGSANGGFIVNEGINYNEITSNLFLTLSHDFGEDFSSSLLVGNQITDIETRRLTNRAEGLDPDNLNSFDQATNFFNDIGGTKQRIIGLFGDLRLEYKNTLFLNITGRNDWSSTLPKDNRSFFYPSFNLSYVLSQTLQDNDALPSFLTYAKLRASYAEVGKDAPPFVGVYYDQPLNFPFGNVDGRSRDIEGGSDALRPERTSSIEFGGEFKFFNNRLGMDLAYYKQNSKDQILPVPVAQTSGFDTYVLNAGEIENIGYEALINIVPIKTADFSWDITLNWTKVEAEVLSLPDGIDEIIFADSGFAGVISKLEVGGAPGDLFGYVWERDANGNRIIGEDGLPNIVADSPSDRVKVGNALPDWLGSIGSTFRYKNLALSFLLERKEGGEAYDSGQRNGIRNGILKITEVRDEEVILDGVLESGEPNNIPVLITENYYRDSGAYNRASEILIQDTSWWRLRNVTLSYDLPSKLLQNTVFDAVSFSFTGTNLWLDTPFRGYDPEGSQFSAGTNAFGFTGLNIPNTKTYLFGLNLNF, translated from the coding sequence ATGATTAAAGCATTTTTAACCTTTTTTACTTTATTAATAACTATGCTAAGTTTTGGTCAGACCATTACTGGAAGTGTAGTTGATGAATCAGGAGCTCCTCTGCCCGGTGTGTCTATTGTAGTACTCGAAACAAATAATGGAACTACGACCGATTTTGATGGAAACTATTCCATATCCGCTTCAGAAGGCAATACTTTAAGGTTTATATACCTTGCAATGATATCGCAGGATATTTTGGTAAGCTCAAATTCGGTAATTGATATTATACTTCAAGAAGATACCCAGCAATTGAACGAGGTAGTTGTTACTGCACTCGGTATCAAAAAAGCGAAACGTTCTGTAGGATATGCTGTTCAAGAAATAGGGAGCGATCAATTGGTAAGAAATAATGATGGAGATGTCTTAAGTTCCATACAAGGAAAAGTAGCTGGTGTAAATATTAATGCTACAAGTGGTGCTGCAGGTGCAGGATCCAGTATTATTATAAGAGGTATTACTTCGCTGAATCCAGACGCTAACAATCAACCATTATTTGTTGTTGACGGGATTCCTATCAGTAATGAGGCTCCTGCAGGTAATGTATTGCCAAGTACTGGTTCTAATTCCCCAAGTTCTTCTGAACAATTTTCATTTTCCAACAGAGGGGCGGATTTAAATCCAAATGATATAGAAAGTGTATCTATTCTTAAAGGGCCAGCAGCGACAGCTCTATATGGTCTAAGAGCTGCAAATGGCGTTGTGGTTATTACTACAAAAAGAGGTGAAAGTGGAGAAATGAAGTTCAACTACAGGGGTTCTGTTGGATGGAACGAGGTAAATAAAACCCCAGATGTACAGACAAGATGGCGAGAAGGAAGAGGTGGCGAAATCGTATCGATACCAAATGACAATGCACCTGATGGGTTTGATTATGCAGATGATAGAAGCTTCGGATTTTGGACTTTAGGACCTGAATATGGACCGAATGACCGTAATTTTGATAACTTCAAAAACTTTTTTAACAAAGGTTTTACTTCCAATAATTCGTTTAACCTTAGTGGTGGAGGGGAAGATTATACGTATTTTGGTTCTATATCGAGATCCGATGATGAAGGTATTGTTCCAAACACTTTTTTTGATAGGACTACACTTAAACTTTCAGGTAAAATAAACGTTACAGATAAATTCTCTGTAGAACCTTCTTTTTCATACATCGTTTCAGACGGTAGACTGCCCAACGGAGGTGACAAGTCCATTATGAGTTCTTTATCTTTTTGGACACCAACCATAGATGTAAATGATTATTTGTTACCTAATGGCAATGAACGAAACTATACGGCTGGTATTGTTGATAATCCAAGGTACTTTGCAGAAGTGAGCTATCTGGATAGTAGGGTGGATAGGATCTTAGCTAATACCAGACTTAATTACAAGTTCAATGATTGGGCTACTGTACAATATCAGCTAGGAATTGATAATTACCACGATTCTAGAAATCGTTTTGTTCCACCGGATATTGACCCAGGTTCTGCCAATGGCGGCTTTATAGTTAATGAAGGAATAAATTATAATGAGATAACATCAAACTTATTCTTAACACTCTCTCATGATTTTGGTGAGGACTTCTCAAGTTCATTATTGGTAGGTAACCAAATAACCGATATTGAGACAAGAAGATTAACCAATAGGGCAGAGGGACTAGATCCGGATAATCTAAACAGTTTTGATCAAGCTACCAATTTCTTTAACGACATTGGAGGAACAAAGCAACGAATAATAGGTCTTTTTGGAGATTTGAGACTGGAATATAAAAACACCTTGTTTTTAAATATTACAGGTAGAAATGATTGGTCATCTACACTGCCCAAGGATAATAGAAGTTTTTTCTATCCTTCTTTTAATTTAAGTTATGTTTTATCGCAGACATTGCAAGACAATGATGCGCTTCCAAGTTTTTTGACCTATGCTAAACTGCGTGCATCTTATGCTGAGGTAGGTAAGGATGCTCCCCCGTTTGTAGGTGTCTATTACGATCAACCGCTTAATTTTCCATTTGGTAATGTTGATGGTCGTTCACGTGATATCGAAGGTGGTTCAGATGCACTAAGACCAGAAAGGACTTCCTCAATAGAGTTTGGTGGGGAATTCAAGTTTTTTAATAACCGTCTGGGAATGGATTTGGCCTATTATAAACAGAATAGTAAAGATCAGATTCTTCCTGTTCCAGTTGCACAAACATCAGGGTTTGACACCTATGTTTTAAATGCCGGTGAAATCGAGAATATTGGTTATGAAGCCTTAATAAATATTGTTCCCATAAAAACTGCTGATTTCTCTTGGGATATAACACTTAACTGGACAAAAGTAGAAGCCGAAGTACTTTCGCTTCCAGATGGTATTGATGAAATTATATTTGCGGATAGCGGTTTTGCAGGTGTAATTTCAAAACTGGAAGTAGGCGGTGCTCCGGGCGATTTATTTGGTTACGTTTGGGAAAGAGATGCAAATGGTAATCGTATCATTGGAGAGGATGGGTTACCGAACATAGTTGCGGACAGTCCTTCAGATCGAGTCAAAGTTGGTAATGCGCTTCCAGATTGGTTGGGTAGTATTGGAAGCACATTTAGATACAAGAACTTAGCACTATCTTTTTTACTTGAAAGAAAAGAAGGTGGAGAAGCTTATGATTCAGGACAGCGTAATGGGATAAGAAATGGTATTCTAAAGATAACAGAAGTTAGAGATGAAGAAGTAATTTTGGATGGTGTATTAGAGAGCGGAGAACCAAATAACATACCCGTCCTTATTACAGAAAACTACTATAGAGATTCAGGTGCTTATAATCGTGCTTCTGAAATACTTATACAGGATACTTCTTGGTGGAGGTTACGAAATGTGACCCTGTCTTATGATTTACCTAGCAAACTGCTTCAAAATACTGTTTTTGACGCAGTATCATTCAGCTTTACGGGTACAAATTTATGGTTGGACACACCATTTAGGGGTTATGACCCGGAAGGTAGTCAATTTAGTGCAGGCACTAATGCATTTGGTTTTACCGGTCTTAACATACCGAACACAAAAACATACCTTTTTGGTTTAAACTTAAATTTCTAA
- the trxB gene encoding thioredoxin-disulfide reductase, whose translation MSEQIERIKTLIIGSGPAGYTAAIYASRADLKPVMYTGMEPGGQLTTTTEVDNFPGYPDGIDGPTMMVQLQKQAERFGTEVRIGMVTSVDFSDEVGGIHKVTVDNNQVIEAESIIISTGASAKYLNIPSEQRLRGGGVSACAVCDGFFYKGQEVAIVGAGDTAAEEASYLANICKKVTMLVRKDYMRASKAMQHRVNSLENIEVRYNTEVDEVLGEQVVEGLRMVNNVTGEKEDIAITGLFIAIGHKPNTDIFKGQLDMDETGYIITEGKSTKTNKPGVFASGDVQDKEYRQAVTAAGTGCMAALDAERYLASVGSTEEVTANS comes from the coding sequence ATGTCCGAACAAATAGAAAGAATAAAAACACTGATTATTGGATCCGGCCCAGCAGGATACACTGCGGCAATCTATGCCTCTAGAGCAGATTTAAAACCTGTAATGTATACAGGAATGGAACCTGGGGGGCAATTAACAACAACAACAGAAGTGGATAATTTTCCTGGATATCCTGATGGTATCGATGGTCCAACAATGATGGTTCAGTTGCAGAAACAAGCTGAAAGATTTGGGACAGAGGTACGGATAGGAATGGTTACTTCAGTCGATTTTAGCGATGAAGTTGGCGGAATACATAAAGTAACTGTGGATAATAATCAGGTTATAGAGGCAGAAAGCATTATAATTTCTACAGGTGCTTCTGCGAAATATTTAAATATCCCAAGTGAACAACGTTTACGGGGAGGTGGTGTCTCCGCTTGTGCTGTTTGCGACGGATTCTTTTATAAAGGCCAAGAAGTCGCTATTGTTGGGGCTGGGGATACTGCTGCGGAGGAAGCTTCTTATTTGGCAAACATTTGTAAAAAGGTGACCATGTTGGTGAGAAAGGATTATATGCGAGCTTCCAAGGCGATGCAACATCGTGTCAACAGTTTAGAGAATATAGAGGTCAGATATAACACAGAGGTTGATGAAGTGTTGGGCGAACAAGTGGTAGAAGGCCTTAGAATGGTCAATAATGTAACTGGGGAAAAAGAAGATATTGCTATTACAGGGCTTTTTATAGCAATAGGACACAAACCCAATACGGATATCTTCAAGGGTCAATTAGATATGGACGAAACAGGTTATATAATTACTGAAGGAAAGTCCACAAAAACAAATAAACCTGGAGTCTTCGCCAGCGGAGATGTACAAGATAAGGAGTACAGGCAAGCAGTAACCGCTGCCGGAACAGGATGCATGGCCGCTTTGGATGCAGAACGTTATTTGGCTTCTGTTGGGTCAACAGAAGAAGTGACGGCCAATTCATAG
- a CDS encoding aminotransferase class I/II-fold pyridoxal phosphate-dependent enzyme has protein sequence MKYWIDSFPGRTVTIKSKEYLYFGGTSYLGLQTDATFQDTFIKNTRIFGTNYGASRKSNVQISIFEKAENHLAELVGSEACITLSSGYLAGQLVSQFLSHAKHPFFYAPSTHSALYQHKIKTYDTFAALNTALRAQLSLDKESVPVVFLDSIDFSGMNYPNFEGLQLLPLEDIILVADDSHGIGIVGKNGGGVYQKLKSFKPKELIVCCSLGKGYGVQGGAVFGFEKRIKALQKTAFFGGASPAAPVGLATFLDSEAIYAQKRVTLKNNIELFIDKIKGLNRFQYMPKHPSFGFVNEALSSHLEKNHILITNFRYPDEDSKLLSRIIISAAHKKEDIQCLVGHLNTLSEN, from the coding sequence ATGAAATATTGGATAGATTCCTTCCCCGGCAGAACGGTCACCATTAAAAGCAAAGAATACCTATATTTTGGGGGCACTTCGTATCTAGGTTTACAAACAGATGCAACTTTTCAAGACACTTTTATCAAAAACACCAGAATTTTCGGCACCAATTATGGTGCTTCCCGAAAATCCAATGTTCAAATTTCTATATTTGAAAAAGCAGAAAACCATTTGGCAGAACTGGTCGGTAGCGAAGCTTGCATTACATTATCTTCCGGTTATTTGGCGGGGCAACTGGTCTCACAATTCTTAAGCCACGCAAAACATCCCTTCTTCTATGCGCCCAGTACGCATTCCGCATTGTATCAACACAAGATTAAAACGTACGATACTTTTGCTGCGCTCAATACAGCACTTCGGGCACAGTTAAGTTTGGACAAAGAATCAGTTCCCGTTGTTTTTTTGGATTCGATTGATTTTTCAGGTATGAACTATCCAAACTTTGAAGGCTTGCAATTGTTACCTCTTGAAGATATTATACTGGTGGCAGATGATTCGCACGGTATTGGAATTGTCGGGAAAAATGGCGGTGGCGTTTACCAGAAGTTAAAAAGCTTTAAGCCCAAAGAACTGATTGTTTGTTGTTCGTTAGGGAAAGGGTATGGCGTGCAGGGTGGAGCAGTTTTTGGATTTGAGAAAAGAATCAAGGCATTACAAAAAACAGCTTTTTTTGGAGGTGCCAGTCCCGCAGCTCCTGTAGGTCTGGCTACATTTTTGGACAGTGAAGCAATTTATGCGCAAAAGAGAGTTACCTTAAAAAACAATATTGAACTTTTTATTGATAAGATCAAGGGATTGAACAGATTTCAATATATGCCAAAACATCCTTCGTTTGGTTTTGTAAATGAAGCATTATCGAGTCATCTTGAGAAAAACCATATCCTTATTACCAACTTCAGGTACCCAGATGAAGATTCAAAGTTATTGAGCAGAATCATCATAAGTGCAGCACATAAAAAAGAGGATATCCAATGCCTGGTTGGACATTTGAATACCCTCTCTGAGAACTAA
- a CDS encoding SusD/RagB family nutrient-binding outer membrane lipoprotein, with the protein MKAIVNNILGLLVITLFLGCDDYLDVNVDPNKEGLDTLIPADLLTTSIFYTSSAHYNVAVGVCQYSQQLASYFEPGTDTQEEIQLTDAWRAIYLEALADIATLADVAERESATSYLGISKILKATNIGLATDQWGDVPVTTATLGEENFKPSFDAQEAVYTEINTLLDDAIILLGQTDSSGFTIGEDDIIYGGDTAKWIKTAYFLKAKYAIHLTEVDQNAAIAGVLANIENAFTSNDDDFQLIYNSRNFNLWNSEVVLPNNTGNFSVLLSDQLVSLMDGTSFPFSSIELDPRLPEITTIGEDDTEFLGAINGTGGFNVFVEAGSDSNIGANTNLGADNFYSSQSAPIILGSYSELKFIEAEALFLQDGGTPTSIGATQQAYDAYLEGINANMTKLGIPTGEASAYLSDVSVAVGAENLTMALIMREKFIATFLNPESFVDLRRYDFDPNVFVGLELPFGHNPILNGEWVRRVQYPASEQTRNGDQVEIVVKEISEGVWWDRD; encoded by the coding sequence ATGAAAGCGATAGTAAATAATATATTGGGTCTATTGGTGATTACTTTATTTTTGGGATGTGATGATTACTTAGATGTAAATGTAGATCCAAACAAAGAAGGTTTAGATACGCTTATACCAGCAGATCTTTTAACTACATCGATTTTTTATACATCTTCTGCACATTATAATGTAGCTGTGGGCGTATGTCAATATTCACAACAATTAGCCTCGTACTTTGAGCCTGGTACTGATACACAAGAGGAAATACAGTTAACTGACGCATGGAGGGCAATTTATTTAGAAGCACTGGCAGATATAGCTACTTTAGCGGATGTAGCCGAAAGGGAGAGTGCAACAAGTTATTTGGGCATATCCAAAATTCTCAAAGCAACAAATATTGGTCTGGCAACAGACCAATGGGGAGATGTTCCAGTTACTACAGCAACACTGGGAGAGGAAAATTTCAAACCTTCTTTTGATGCACAAGAGGCGGTTTATACAGAAATCAATACGTTGTTGGATGATGCCATTATCTTATTGGGGCAGACAGATAGCTCTGGCTTTACCATAGGAGAGGATGACATCATTTATGGTGGGGATACAGCTAAATGGATTAAAACTGCATATTTTTTAAAGGCCAAGTATGCTATTCATTTGACCGAAGTAGATCAAAATGCTGCAATAGCCGGTGTACTTGCTAATATAGAAAATGCCTTTACTTCTAATGATGATGATTTTCAGCTCATCTATAATTCCAGAAACTTTAACCTTTGGAACTCAGAGGTGGTTTTACCAAATAACACGGGAAATTTCTCAGTGTTACTTTCAGATCAACTTGTAAGTCTAATGGATGGTACATCATTTCCTTTTTCAAGTATTGAATTAGACCCAAGATTACCAGAGATAACCACAATTGGTGAAGATGACACAGAATTTTTAGGAGCCATTAACGGTACTGGAGGATTTAATGTATTTGTAGAAGCTGGTAGTGATTCCAACATAGGTGCAAATACGAATTTGGGTGCTGATAATTTTTACTCATCACAATCCGCTCCTATTATTTTGGGCAGTTATTCAGAATTGAAATTTATTGAGGCTGAGGCATTGTTTCTTCAAGATGGTGGTACACCTACCTCAATTGGTGCCACCCAACAAGCATATGATGCATACCTTGAGGGAATTAACGCTAATATGACAAAATTGGGAATTCCTACTGGGGAAGCTTCGGCTTATCTCTCGGATGTTTCCGTTGCAGTCGGGGCCGAAAATTTGACTATGGCTTTAATAATGCGAGAAAAATTCATAGCTACTTTCCTAAATCCAGAATCCTTTGTGGATTTAAGAAGATACGATTTTGACCCTAATGTATTTGTTGGTCTTGAATTGCCTTTTGGACATAATCCAATTTTGAATGGGGAATGGGTGAGAAGAGTTCAATATCCAGCTAGTGAGCAAACTAGAAATGGTGATCAGGTAGAAATAGTTGTAAAAGAAATAAGCGAAGGAGTTTGGTGGGATAGAGATTAA
- a CDS encoding dipeptide epimerase, with amino-acid sequence MKISLKKYTLPLKHTFSISRESHDFQDSLIVALELGGKTGYGEATSNPYYKITVESMMAEIAAIKDELESFSFTTPEVLHQFLVEKGLTNFAICALDLAAYDLYGKIQNKPLHQIWGTTTNTYPTTNYTIGIASIAKMVSKMQETPWPIYKIKLGTNDDVAIVRELRKHTDAIFRIDANCAWTAEETIYNAPLLKDLGVEFLEQPLKADDWSGMESVLHHSVLPVVADESCIVETDVEKCGLHFNGINIKLTKCGGLTPALRMIKKGKEMGLKVMVGCMTESTVGISAIAQLLPQLDYVDMDGAMLLKEDIAGGVEILTDGAVKFPDIAGSGVTLWQ; translated from the coding sequence ATGAAAATCAGCTTAAAAAAATATACGTTACCACTCAAGCATACCTTTAGCATTTCACGGGAATCACACGATTTTCAAGACTCTTTGATAGTGGCGCTTGAGCTTGGTGGTAAAACAGGCTATGGAGAGGCAACTTCCAATCCCTACTATAAAATTACAGTCGAAAGTATGATGGCAGAAATCGCGGCTATAAAAGATGAATTGGAATCGTTTAGCTTTACCACTCCTGAGGTTTTACATCAATTTTTAGTAGAAAAGGGATTGACAAATTTTGCCATATGTGCTCTCGATTTGGCAGCATACGATTTATATGGAAAAATACAGAACAAGCCTCTTCATCAGATTTGGGGAACAACTACCAATACGTATCCCACAACCAATTATACCATAGGTATAGCTTCTATAGCTAAAATGGTTTCCAAAATGCAAGAAACCCCTTGGCCCATCTATAAAATAAAATTAGGTACAAATGATGATGTAGCTATCGTTAGGGAACTGCGAAAACATACCGATGCTATTTTTAGGATTGATGCGAACTGTGCCTGGACCGCAGAAGAAACCATATACAATGCCCCTTTGCTAAAAGATTTAGGCGTAGAATTTTTGGAACAACCTCTTAAGGCAGATGATTGGAGCGGAATGGAAAGCGTATTGCACCATAGCGTGCTCCCTGTTGTTGCAGATGAAAGTTGTATTGTGGAGACCGATGTTGAGAAATGTGGGTTACATTTTAACGGAATCAATATAAAACTAACCAAATGCGGTGGCCTCACCCCTGCCCTACGTATGATAAAAAAAGGAAAGGAAATGGGGCTTAAAGTCATGGTGGGTTGTATGACGGAATCAACCGTTGGCATCTCTGCAATTGCCCAGTTATTGCCACAATTGGATTATGTGGATATGGATGGTGCCATGTTGTTAAAGGAAGATATTGCCGGGGGTGTTGAAATTTTAACGGATGGAGCTGTAAAATTCCCTGATATTGCCGGAAGTGGCGTAACCTTATGGCAATGA